AGCGAGAGTGAGGTTCATGTCGACAAGGTCGAGCAGGGACCTGCGTCCTCGATCGCCTTCGGGCTCGAGCGCATCGGCCTGATCGCGGTCCGGGCGCCGATCGTCTCCTGCATCATCCTGCTCGCGCTGATCGTCGGCGCCGTGTTCGGCATCCACCGGATCAAGATCGACGATTCGCTGTCGCAGCTGTTCCGCTCCGATACCCGCGAATTCAAGCAGTATGAAGAGGTGACCAAGAAGTTCCCGGCCGAGGAATTTGACGTCCTCGTCGTGGTCGAGGGCAAGAACCTCCTGGCGCGGAACAACCTCGAGAAGCTGCGCGACTTCATCACCGACATGCAACTGGTCGAAGGCACGCGCGGCCTAGTCTCGCTGTTCTCGGCGCGCCAGGCGCCGGCGCCGGGCAAGCTGCCGGCGGCGCTATTCCCGGCCGAGCTCCCCGAGGGCGAGGCCTATGACAAGTTCATCGAGACCGTCAAAAACAACGAGATCATCCGCGGCAAGCTGCTGTCGGAGGACGGCACGCTGGCGCTGGTCGTGCTGTCGCTCGATCCGGAGGTGGTCGCGTCCAGCAAGCTGACCAAGACCGTCGGCGACATTCGCGCGCTGATGAAGGAGGATCTCGGCGACACCGGCCTCAACGTGCAGCTCTCCGGCGTGCCGGTGATGCAGCTCGAGATCCGCAACGCCGTCGAGCGCGACGGGCTGACCTACAACATCCTCGGCATCCTCGCCGGCTGCGTCATCGCCATCATCTTCTTCCGCAAGATCTCGTTCATGATCGCGGCGGCGTTCCCGCCGATGATCGCGATCCTCCTGGCGCTCGGCGCGCTCGGCTGGGCCAATTTCAATCTCAACATGTTCCTGAACGTGATGACGCCGCTCATCATGGTGATCAGCTTCTCGGACTCGATGCAGCTCACCTTCGCCGCGCGCGACCGGCTGATCGCAGGCCAGGACAAGTTCACCGCGTTCAAGAACGCCGTGCTGGTGGTGGGCCCGGCCTGCGTGCTGACGCACGGCACCGCGGGCATTTCCTTCATCGCGCTGCAATTCTCCGACTCCGACCTGATCCGCAAGTTCGGCGAGGCGGGCCTCGCCGCCACCATCATCGCGCTGGTCGCGGTGCTGTCGCTGGTGCCGGTGTTCGGCGTGCTGTTCGTGCGCAACGAGAAGATCTTTGCCGTGAAATTCCAGAGCGCGGATGCTGGCGTGCAGGCGCTGCGCAATTTCTGCTACTGGATCGCGGTGCGCATGGTGGGCCGCCCCGGCCTGTTCAGCCTGATCGCGGTGCTGTTCGTCGGCGGCCTCGGCGTCATCTACGCCAATCTGGAGCCGCGCTACCGGCTCGCCGACCAGGTGCCGGACAAGCGTCAGGCCGTTGCCGCCAGCGACCGGCTCGACGCCAAGCTCACCGGCGCCAACCCGGTCAACGTGCTGATCCAGTTCCCCAAGGGCGAAACACTGTATTCGCCGGAGACGCTGCAGACCATCGCGGACGTGCACGCGACCGTGGAGAAGGCGGCCGGTGTCGGCAATGTCTGGTCGCTCGAGACCCTGCGGCGCTGGCTGGCGGCAAAGGCCGGCAGCGCCGACGTCGCGACGCTGAAGGAATATGTCAACGTCATCCCCGAGCATCTGGTGCGCCGCTTCATCGACGCCGAGCAGGATGCCGTCGTGGTCGCGGGCCGCGTTCCGGACAAGGATTCCAGCCAGCTGCTGCCGATCGTCGACAAGCTCGATTCCGAGCTCGACGCCGTCCGCAAGAAGCATCCGGGTTACGAGATCGCGGTGACGGGCCTCGCCGCTATCGCGGCGCGCAACTCGGCCAGCATGATCGAGAAGCTGAACCGCGGCCTCACGGTCGAATTCGCGCTGGTCGCGCTCTTCATCGGCCTGGCCTTCCGCTCATGGGTGGTGATGTTCGCCTGCATCCTGCCGGGCATCTTCCCCGTCGTGATGTCGGGAACGGTGCTGTGGGCGATGGGCGAGGGGCTGCAATTTGCCAGCGTCGTCGCGCTCACCGTCTCGTTCGGCCTGGGCCTCAGCGCCACCATCCACTTCCTCAATCGCCTGAGGCTCGAGAGCAAGCCCGGCGTCGGCTCGGCGCTCGCGGTGGAGCGGGCGACCGTGCTGGTCGGCCCCGCGCTGATCCTGACCACGGTGGTGCTGGCCTGCGGCCTCGTCGTCACCGTGTTCTCGGACCTGCCGTCGCTGCGGCTGTTCGGCTGGCTCAGCGCCTTCTCGATGGTCATGGCGCTCGTCGCCGACCTCTTCATCCTCAGGCCGACGGCGATGTGGCTGATCAATCTGCACGCCAGGCTTCAGGGGCCCGACAAGCCGGCGATCTGAGCGCCTTCATCCACCGGACATGGAATCGGCGCAGTCTGGACGACTGCGCCGGTTTTCGTTCCGAGGATAGCTCATGCGGCCGATACGGCACGACAGCTCGATCGTGGAGTTTCAGCGGAAGCGGGGCGGCGATTGCGCCGCCTTTTTCGTCCCGTTCTTGACATCGGGCATGATCCTGCTCGACGCCGGCTGCGGGCCCGGGACGATTACGGCGGCGCTCGCGGGCCTGGTCGCAAAGGCGGTCGGCGTCGACATCGAGCCGAACGCGATCGCCGCCGCCGATCGGCTGGCAGCGGCGGAAAGCTTGACCAACCTGTCCTTCGTCGAAGCCGACATGACCGCGCTTCCGTTCGAGGACGAGGCGTTCGACGCGGTGTTCTTCCATGCGGTGTTGTACCACCAGAGCCAGGCGGTGCTGACGCGAGCGCTCGCGGAAGCGCGGCGGGTGCTGAAGCCCGGTGGCCTCATTGCGACGCGTGACGCCGATGTCGGCGGCAACGTCCTTCATCCTGACATCGACGGCGTGCGCCTCGCGCTCGATCTCTGGCAGCGCTGGTACGAGCACGACGATCCGGACGCGCTTCGCTTCGGCCGGCGGCAGAGCTCGATTCTTCGTGCTCACGGTTTTACGCCGGTTTGGACCGGTGCGAGCTATGTCAATCATAGCGCCGATGCTACGAGCCGCAGCGAAGCCGTCGCCGATGCGCGGCGGAGCTTGCTCGGTTTCGGGCCGCAGCTTTTGCGCAAGGGGCTCGCCACGGATGATGAAATTCAGACCGCGTTGGCCGGATGGGACGCGTGGGGGCGCGATCCGGATGCGGTCTATTTCAGATGCCGGTGCGAATGCGTCGCGCGCAAGGACTGACCGGGCGGCGTGCGGCGCTCACGCCTCGACGCGGACGATCCCGTACGGATTGAACTTGAAGTCGTCCTCGGCATAGTCCTGCTCCCGCGAGATCGTGAGCTTGCGATCGCGAAGCGTCGCCTCGATGCCGTGCTCAGCCATCGCGTTTGCGATCTCCTCCATCAGCATCACCGCGGACCACTCGTTGCCGCGCGATTTCGCGACATAGACCTCCGGCAGGCCGACGAGGTGATAGCCGACGGTCTCGTAATAGCGATCGCCGCCGAGCGGGCGCTTGGCGAAGGCAAGGCGACAGGCCTTGGCGAGGCCGAGCGTCATGCCAAGGCCCTGGCTGGTCTTTGCGCCCGTGCGTGCCTGATCAGCGAGACTGCGCCACCGCACAAGCCCGTGGGCGACGCCCGCGCTTTCGCCCTTCACGGCGGTGGCGCCGGCCTCGATCATCTCCTCGACGATGCGCAAGGCCGCCGCCGAATAGGCGACCGCCGTCTGCTGCTCTAGCGGCGGGCTCAGCAAATAGAGCACGGCTTTATGGTTGGCGACGGCGGCTTCGTCGGCAGCAGACCATGCTTTCGGGAAGACCCGGTCCCAGCACACGCCGAACGACCGCTCCATGTGCGGATCGGGCTTGGCTTGCGAATAGGTGCGGTCGATCTCGAAATTGAAATCGGCGATCGTCTTTGCCACCGCCTTCGGCGGATGCAGCAGGTTATCGTCCTTGCCAAGAAAGCAGAGCACGTGACGCGGCTTCACGGGCGACGGCTGCATGTTCGGTCCTCGCTGGTCATCGGCGAACGCGCGGGTAGCTGCGAACAGCCCGATCGCCTTGAGCAGATGTCTGCGAACTGGGTCCATCTCAGCAAGCCCGTCAGAACACGTTCACGTCAGCAAAAAGCCCCCGGCTCGCGAGAACCGGGGGCGTGTTCCACATCGATCGGGAAGGGATCAGCCCTTCGTCATCGTGATGTTGACGCCGCGGATCTCGCCCTTCGAGGAGATCTGTACCGTCTGCTTGGTGCCGTTGGTGCGCAGCGACAGATTGGCGGCGAAGCCGTTGGCCTCGACGAAGACGTCGATCTGGCCGCCGCCGGCGGTGCCTTGCAGATTGCCGAAGATGTTGCGGTTGGACTCGCTCCAGTTGCCGGAGATCCGCTCGCCCTGGCTCGTGACATCGCTGGTGAGGTCGAACTTGTAGCTGTCGGAGGCGCAGTGCAGGGCCTGCTTGAGCGCGAGGCCGCTGCCGGCGACCTTGTAGTCTGCCTTGCAGCGGATGCGCTCGGTGGAGCCGTCTGACAGCGACACCGTGCCGGTGCCGGTCCACGCGCCGTCGAAACCGGCAAAGGGTCCGGACGACTGAGCGTGGCTTGCCGTAACTGAGAAGAGCAGCGCAGCCCCGATGCCGGCCGCCTTGATTGCCAGTCCAGATCGCCCAAAGAATTTCATCTCAAATATCCCGTTTTGGAACGACGTTCACTTACGATTAAGAACGTCTCGCCACATCGAAAGTTTAGTGCCTTGAGCCTGTGTCAGGTTCAAAGCTTGGCCGCCAGAGATGGTGGTTCACGACGGCTTGCGCCGCCCCCGATATCGCAATTCCCCGTGTTTCCGCGTGTTTCTGGCCGAAATGGCCGGGCGGAGAGATGCAGGTGTGCAACAGGTGCCAAGCAAAACGCGACGCCTCTGAATTATGACGTAGTATCAATCTCTTACATCTGCCAATGAAAGCGCAGGGAAGACCTGATTTGGCAGGGTGGCGCCAATTTGGCCGCATTTGCCAGTGCTTGTGCCTTCTCCGAGGCCGCTACTTCCGCGGCGACTTGCCATCAGAACAATCCGTTCCGGCCGTCCGCCCTGTGCTGTCCGGGATTGGTGCGATTCTGCCGTCAGAATGAAGGAATACAATGCGTAAGCTTCTCGTCGTTCTCACCCTGGTGTCCGCATCTCTTTCGACGGCAGCATTCGCCCAGCAGCAAGGTGGGCGCGGCACGGACGCCGAGCAAAAGGCCTGCACGCGCGATGTGCAGAAGTTCTGCCGTCCGGTCATCGACCAGGGCGATTTCACCATCCTGGCCTGCCTCAAGGAGAACCGGGCCAAGATCTCGCAGGCCTGCGACCAGGTCCTGAAGAACCATAACCAGTAAGCTCGGCCACTGGCCCACAAAGGCGGCCGCGGAGCCGCCTTTTCGGGCCGGATCCGGAAGGGCTGCCATCGAGAGACAGGATTGGTTTTGCGGCCGTATTCCCCTATATGGGGGCCGCGGCGGCATCGCCGGCACGAGCCCGCGCGAGCGAAAAAAGCTCTTCCTGTCCAAACGATTGTAAACCAGCCCTCGATGACCTCTGCGAGCGAATTGCGATCCGGCAAGGGTGACCGCGACGAGAATTTTCCCGTCGCGTCCTGGATCATTCATCCGCGTCATCGCGCCCTGATCCTGGCCTATTACAATTTCGTCCGCACCGCCGACGACATCGCAGACCACGCCACGCTGCCCCCCGACCAGAAGCTCGCTTGTCTCGACCTGCTCGAGGCGGAACTGCTCGGCAAAGGCGACACCCAGGCCGAGGCCGTCACGCTGCGGCGTGCGCTGGCCGAGCGCGGCATGACGCCGCGGCACGCGCTCGACGTGCTGATCGCGTTCCGCATGGACGTGACGAAGCTGCGCTACGAGACCTGGGACGAGGTCATCCACTATTGCCGCTATTCGGCGATGCCGGTCGGCCGCTTCATGCTCGACGTCCACGGCGAGAGCACCTCGACCTGGGTCGCGTCGGATGCGCTCTGCGCAGGCCTCCAGATCAACAACCACCTGCAGGATTGCGGCAAGGATTTCCGCGAGCTCAACCGCGTCTATCTGCCGCGCGATGCGCTGGCGGCGAGCGGTGCTTCCGTGGAGCAACTCGGGCTTGCGCAGTCGCCACCGGCGATGCTGGCCTGCCTTCAGTCGCTTGCCGCGCGCAACGAGGCCCTGCTCGACGAGGGCAGGTCGCTAGCTGCGGAGATCCGCGATTTCCGCCTCGGTGTCGACGTCGCGGTGATCCAGGCCTATGCCGACCGCATCGTGCGCCTGCTCAAGGTCCGCGATCCCCTGCGCGAGCGCGTGCATCTGAACAAGTTCGAGCTGCTCACCTTCAGCCTCGCCGGCATGATCGGCGAAGTCGGCCGTCGCGCGATCGGGCGCAAGGCCATTTCCAGACCGGGGACTGCCCATGACGCTTGAGGCGGCCACGCCCGGCGCCAGTTATGGCTCGACCGCATCCGGCAGCTCGTTCTATGCCGCGATGCGCATCCTGCCGCATGACCAGCGCGAAGCGATGTTCCAGATCTACAGCTTCTGCCGCCAGGTCGACGACATCGCCGATTCCGACGGCCCGCGCGACGAGCGTCTCGCCGCGCTTCAGGAGTGGCGCAACGACATCGATGCGCTCTATCAGGGCAATCCGCCGCCGCGGCTGAAGGACTACGTCGCCTCGGTGAAGACCTTCGGCCTGAAGCGCGAGGATTTCCTCGCCATCGTCGACGGCATGGAGATGGACGTGCCGCAGGACATCCGCGCGCCTGACATGGCAACGCTCGATCTCTATTGCGATCGCGTCGCGAGCGCTGTCGGTCGATTGTCGGTGCGCGTGTTCGGCCTGCCGGAAGAGGATGGCATCCTGCTCGCGTACCATCTCGGGCGCGCGCTCCAGCTCACCAACATCCTGCGCGACATCGACGAGGACGCAGGTCTTGGCCGGCTCTATCTGCCGCGCGAGGCGCTGCTGCATGCCGGCATCACCTCCAACGACCCGAACCGCGTGATCGCCGAGCGCGCATTGCCGAAGGTCTGCGCACCGCTGACGCAGCGCGCGAAGGCGCATTTCGAAAAGTCGGACGAGATCATGAACCGCAACAAGCGCCGCGCCGTGCGCGCGCCGCGGATCATGTCGAAGTACTACCATTCCATTCTGGACCTCCTGATCGCGCGCGGTTTCAACGCGCCGCGCGAGCCGGTGCGTGTGTCGAAGGTCACACGCATCCTGATCCTGCTCCGTTACGCTTTCATCTGATGCAAAAGACAGCTCACATCATCGGCGCCGGAATTTCCGGCCTCTCTGCCGCCGTGCGGCTCGCCAATGCCGGCTTCAAGGTCGCCGTGCACGAGGCGACGCATCAGGCCGGCGGCCGCTGCCGCTCCTATTTCGACGGCGCCACCAATCTCACCATCGACAATGGCAATCACCTGCTGCTGTCAGGCAACGGCCATGCGCGCGCCTATGCGCGCTCGATCGGCACCGAAGCGGGTCTCGTCGGCCCCGACAGCGCGCAGTTTCCCTTCGTCGACATCAAGACCGGGCAGCGCTGGCAGATCGATCTCGGCAACGGCCGGCTGCCGACCTGGGTGCTCGACGAAAGCCGCCGCGTGCCCGACACCGGGCTCACCGATTATCTGAAGCTGGCGCCGCTGATCTGGGCCTCGGAAGACACGCTGGTCGGCAAGTCGATTCCTTGCGAAGGCATCCTCTATCAGCGCCTGGTGCAGCCGCTGCTGCTCGCAGCTCTCAATGTCGATCCGCCCGAGGGCTCGGCCGGGCTTGCCGGCGCCATCGTGCGCGAGACGCTGCTTGCGGGCGGGCAGGCCTGCCGCCCGCTGATCGCGCGCGACGGCCTCAGCGCCGTGCTGATCGAGCCGGCGGTGAAATTCCTGCAGGAGCGTGGCCACTCCGTTCAGCTCGGCCATGAGCTGCGTTCGTTCGTCAGCAGCGACGGCAAGGTGACCGCATTGAATTTCGGCGGCGAGGACGTGGTCCAGCTCGGTGCGGGCGACGTCATCGTGATGGCGGTGCCGCCGCGCGCGGCAGCGAGCCTGCTGCCGGGCCTGAAGACGCCGACCGAATTCCGCGCCATCGTGAACGCGCATTTCCGCTTTGAGCCGCCGCCCGGTTCGGCGCCGATCCTCGGCGTGATCGGCGGCGTCGTGGAATGGCTGTTCGCGTTCCCGAACCGCCTCTCGGTGACCATCAGCAATGGCGACCGTCTGGTCGACATGCCGCGCGAGGAACTGGCGCAGGCGATCTGGAACGATGTCTGCGAGGCGGCCGGCGTGTCCGGCGAGCTGCCACCGTGGCAGATCGTGCGCGAGCGCCGTGCCACATTTGCGGCGACGCCGGCCCAGAATGCCCTGCGTCCGGGGCCGGCGACCGCGCTGAAAAACCTGTTCCTTGCCGGCGATTGGACTGCTACGGGGTTGCCTGCAACCATCGAGGGATCGGTCCGGTCGGGTGATCGCGCCGCCGATCTGGTGCTGGCCGCCAAAGGATCCTGAAAAGCGGCCCTGACGGGCGAATGTCCCGGTCACTTTCAATCGACTATCGGAGCAATCGAGCGACATGGATTCCTTGAACGCGACCCGCCGCGAGGCAGTGGAATCGAGGGTGTTGGAATCGAGCATTGCGTCGGCGACGCAGGGCGTCCTCGGCTTCCAGCAATCCGACGGCCATTGGGTGTTCGAGCTCGAGGCCGACTGCACGATTCCGGCCGAGTACATCCTGCTGCGCCATTATCTCGCAGAGCCCGTCGACACCGCGCTCGAGGCCAAGATCGGCAATTATCTGCGCCGCGTCCAGGGCGCCCATGGCGGCTGGCCGCTGGTGTATGACGGCGAGTTCGACATGAGCGCCAGCGTGAAGGCGTACTTCGCGCTGAAGATGATCGGCGATTCCACAGATAGCCCGCATATGGTGCGTGCGCGCGAGGCGATCCATGCCCGCGGCGGTGCGATCCATAGCAACGTCTTCACACGCTTCCTGCTCGCGACGTTCGGCGTCGTGACCTGGCGCGCGGTGCCGGTGCTGCCGATCGAGATCGTGCTGCTGCCGTTCTGGTCGCCGTTCCACCTCAACAAGATCTCCTACTGGGCGCGCACCACCATGGTGCCGCTGATGGTGATCGCTGCGCTCAAGCCGCGCGCGAAGAACCCGAAGGGCGTCGGCATCGACGAGCTGTTTTTGCAGGATCCGCGCTCGATCGGCATGACGGCGAAGGCGCCGCATCAGAGCATGGCCTGGTTCCTGCTGTTCCGTTCGCTCGATGCGATCCTGCGCGTCATCGAGCCGATGTTTCCGAAGAGCCTGCGCCAGCGCGCGATCGATGCGGCGCTCGCCTTCACCGAGGAGCGGCTGAACGGCGAGGACGGCATGGGCGCGATCTATCCGCCCATGGCCAACATCGTCATGATGTACGACGCGCTCGGCAAGGACGAGAACTATCCGCCGCGTGCGGTGACGCGCCGGGGCATCGACAAGCTGCTGGTGATCCGCGACGACGAAGCCTACTGCCAGCCCTGCGTCTCGCCGGTGTGGGACACGACGCTGACCGCGCATGCGCTGCTGGAAGCCGGCGGCGACAAGGCGGTGCCCGCAGCCAAGCAGGGCCTAGACTGGCTGATCCCGAAGCAGGAGCTCGAGGTGAAGGGCGACTGGGCGGTGAAGCGGCCCGACGTGCGTCCGGGCGGCTGGGCCTTCCAGTACAACAACGCCCATTATCCTGATCTCGACGACACCGCCGTGGTGGTGATGTCGATGGACCGCATGCGCCGGGAGCACGGTGCGACCGGTTACGACGCGGCGATCGCCCGCGGCCGGGAATGGATCGAGGGCATGCAGAGCGACGATGGCGGCTGGGCCGCCTTCGACGTCAACAACCTCGAATATTACCTGAACAACATCCCGTTCTCGGACCACGGCGCGCTGCTCGATCCGCCGACCGAGGACGTCACCGCGCGCTGCATCTCGATGCTGGCCCAGCTCGGCGAGACCGAGAAGACCAGCAAGCACGTCGCCGACGGCGTGGCCTATCTCCGCAACACCCAGCACCCGGAGGGTTCCTGGTACGGTCGCTGGGGCATGAACTTCATCTATGGAACCTGGTCCGTGCTCTGCGCCCTCAACATGGCCGGCGTCGACCACAAGGACCCCATGATGCGGAAGGCTGCCGCCTGGCTGGCCTCGATCCAGAACAAGGATGGCGGCTGGGGCGAGGACGCCGTCAGCTACCGCCTGGACTACAAGGGCTGGGAAACCGCCCCCTCGACCGCCTCGCAAACGGCATGGGCCTTGCTTGGCCTGATGGCGGCAGGCGAGGTTGATCACCCGGCCGTCGCCCGCGGGGTGGAGTACCTGATTGCAACACAGAACAAAAAAGGACTGTGGGACGAGCAGCGGTACACCGCCACGGGCTTCCCCCGCGTGTTCTATCTACGTTATCATGGTTACCCAAAGTTCTTTCCGCTGTGGGCGCTGGCGCGGTATCGGAACTTGCGGAACACCAACAGCAGGGTGGTAGGGGTCGGAATGTGACTTTGGGGACGGGGGACTATTTTACCGCGGGCAATGCCATTGATCCGCGGCCGATCTTGATCGTGACTGGACTGGTTCAGGAGGCCCGTATCGCGGCCGGGCCTGGAATGGCTGTGATCTGCTCGTCCAGCAGCCCCAGCCAGCTCCGAGCGCTGCTGACGGTGGTCGATCCTGATACGATTCGCGGTGTGATCTCGTTCGGCGTGGCCGGCGGGCTCGACCCGACGCTGCGCTCCGGCGACGTCGTGCTGGCGACCGAGGTGCTGTCCGGCGACACCCGCTGGGCCGCTGGCCTATCGCTCGGCGACGACCTGATCGACCGCCTGACGTCGGGCCGCCGCCGCGTCGTGCGCGGCAGCCTCGCCGGCGCCGAGGAGGTGGTCACGAAACGGTCCTGCAAGGCGGCGCTGCATTCAGAGACCGGGGCTGCGGCCGTCGACATGGAGAGCCACATCGCGGCCGCCTACGCCGCCGAGGCTGGGCTGCCCTTTGCCGCGGTCCGCGTCATCAGCGATCCCGCGCACCGCGCGCTGCCCGCGATCGCCCGCGCCGCGATCAAGCCGAACGGCCAGATCGACCTTCCGGCCGTGCTGCGCGGCATCGTGCGCAATCCTACGACGCTGCATGCGCTGGTCTCGACCGGCATCGACTTCAACCGCGCGCTGCGCTCGCTTCGCGGCTGCCGCGACTATTTGATCGGGACGGAGCTCATCGAGAGCGAGGTCCTGGTGTCCAAGGCGGCCTGACCTCTTGATGCGATAAAATAAAAGGTCCGGTCACCATTGGTGACCGGGCCTTTTGCGTTTTGGTGCATGCTCAGTCGGTCGTCTCCATGCGGTTCCGGTCCACGACCCACAGCGTCCGTCGCATCATGCCCTCGACAATTGCTGCCGACTCGCTGGGACGCAGATAGATCGCCGTGGACTTGAGCAGCCATGGCAGCACCGCTTGCTCGAGCCGCTCCTCATAGGCGCGGCGCATCATGTCAAATGCCTGCAGCCCGGGTCCCGCCAGGATCACATGGTGTGGGCGCAGCACGGATATCGTTGCCGCGACCGCCTCGGCAAGCGCGCGGCCCGCCTGCTGAAATACGTGCTCGAGACGGGGGTCGCCGCCCCGCGCTCGCTCGCGCAGGAGGGCCATCTGCGCCTCGGAAGGCTGTTGCGCCGCCGCCGGCGGCAGGTCGAGAAATGTGCGGGCGTCGCGGTAGAGCGCATAGTCGGCCAGATGGGCCTCGATACAGCCGCGCTGGCCGCAGCGGCATTGCGGCCCGTTCGATCCCAGTTTGATATGGCCAATCTCGCTGCCGGCGCCGGCGCCCCAGCGCGCTTCGCCGTCGACAACGACGCCCATGCCGACGCCGTGGCCGACCATGATCGTGGCCGAGAGGCCCTGCGCCAGTGGCGGCTCCGCGGCGGTGAGGGCGAGCGCAACGGCGACAGCGTCATTCGCCATCACGACTTCGGCGTTGAAGGCCTCGCGCACCGGCTTCACCAGATCGACATCGGTGACGGAGAGCGCCGGACTCCACAGATGCCGGCCGGTGTCCGCGTTCACGATCCCCTGCAGGGCAATCCCGATTCCCAACAGGCGATGGCGCGGCGTGGCCGTCGCCTCAAGCATCGCATCGATCTGCGCTATCACCAGATCGCACAGCGCGCCCGGATCGAGAGCCCGCGTCGCGATTTCGAGCCGCGATTGCGCCAGGCCGGAGCCGCTGAAATCCGCGATCAGTGTTTCAATCAGATTCATGCGGAGCGAGACCGCGATGATGCGGCCGAACTCCGGGTTCAGGGTCAGCAGCACGGCCGGCCGGCCGCGGCGGCGGCCGTTCAGCCCCTCTGCATCGTCTTCGTCCGTGTCGTCGGACCATGAGGTCGGCGCCGTCTCGGTCTCGCACAGCAACTCTTCCGCGATCAGTCTCGACGTCAGGCCGGAGACGGCGGCGAAGCTCAATCCCGTGCTTCGGGCGAGTTCCACACGCGGCAACGGCCCCTGACGTCGCAAGACCTCCACGAGGCGGCCGCGATTCGAGCCGCGGGCGGTGCTGGAAATTCGTCTCGGCTGCTCAATTTGGTCAACCATGCTGCCTCTTTAATTCATTAAGTGAAGTTAATGAATGAGTGAAAGGGTAGTGTGATCGAAAAAACACAGCTAATGGGTGACGATTGAGAGTCATATTTACTAATGTCATGCCTCATGTACTATTTCCGCGTGAAGAAGGGGGCAGTACATCCCAATTTCGATGTTTTTGCTCTGCGACATTTCTTCGCTTCGTAAAGAAAATAAGGCGCAAAAGCGTCTGAAGCCCCTCATCCGGGGTGGCCAAAGGGAGCTGAAACATGAACGGATCGATGAAGAAATTGCTAGTGCCGTTGCTTGCGACCGCGGCGCTCGCGATGGCGACGGGTGTGGCGCAGGCCCAGCAGAAGAAGACCATCGCGCTGG
The genomic region above belongs to Bradyrhizobium arachidis and contains:
- a CDS encoding ROK family protein, with the protein product MVDQIEQPRRISSTARGSNRGRLVEVLRRQGPLPRVELARSTGLSFAAVSGLTSRLIAEELLCETETAPTSWSDDTDEDDAEGLNGRRRGRPAVLLTLNPEFGRIIAVSLRMNLIETLIADFSGSGLAQSRLEIATRALDPGALCDLVIAQIDAMLEATATPRHRLLGIGIALQGIVNADTGRHLWSPALSVTDVDLVKPVREAFNAEVVMANDAVAVALALTAAEPPLAQGLSATIMVGHGVGMGVVVDGEARWGAGAGSEIGHIKLGSNGPQCRCGQRGCIEAHLADYALYRDARTFLDLPPAAAQQPSEAQMALLRERARGGDPRLEHVFQQAGRALAEAVAATISVLRPHHVILAGPGLQAFDMMRRAYEERLEQAVLPWLLKSTAIYLRPSESAAIVEGMMRRTLWVVDRNRMETTD
- a CDS encoding phosphorylase, yielding MTLGTGDYFTAGNAIDPRPILIVTGLVQEARIAAGPGMAVICSSSSPSQLRALLTVVDPDTIRGVISFGVAGGLDPTLRSGDVVLATEVLSGDTRWAAGLSLGDDLIDRLTSGRRRVVRGSLAGAEEVVTKRSCKAALHSETGAAAVDMESHIAAAYAAEAGLPFAAVRVISDPAHRALPAIARAAIKPNGQIDLPAVLRGIVRNPTTLHALVSTGIDFNRALRSLRGCRDYLIGTELIESEVLVSKAA